Proteins from a single region of Gossypium arboreum isolate Shixiya-1 chromosome 1, ASM2569848v2, whole genome shotgun sequence:
- the LOC108482784 gene encoding thioredoxin-like protein YLS8: protein MSYLLPHLHSGWAVDQAILAEEERVVIIRFGHDWDETCMQMDEVLASVAEKVKNFAIIYVVDITEVPDFNTMYELYDPSTVMFFFRNKHIMIDLGTGNNNKINWALKDKQEFIDIVETVYRGARKGRGLVIAPKDYSTKYRY from the exons ATGTCGTACCTGTTGCCGCACTTGCATTCGGGGTGGGCCGTCGATCAGGCCATCCTCGCCGAAGAAGAACGCGTTGTCATCATCCGTTTCGGCCATGATTGGGACGAAACTTGCATGCAG ATGGATGAAGTCCTTGCTTCAGTTGCCGAAAAAGTAAAGAACTTTGCCATAATTTACGTCGTTGACATAACCGAAGTGCCCGATTTCAACACCATGTACGAGCTTTACGATCCGTCGACGGTCATGTTCTTCTTTCGAAACAAGCACATCATGATTGATCTCGGCACCGGAAacaacaacaaaatcaattgggcaCTCAAGGACAAGCAAGAGTTCATCGACATCGTCGAAACCGTATACCGCGGGGCAAGAAAGGGTCGCGGTCTCGTAATTGCTCCGAAAGATTACTCGACTAAGTACCGGTACTGA